A region from the Oscillatoria sp. FACHB-1406 genome encodes:
- the scpB gene encoding SMC-Scp complex subunit ScpB: MNEVAFSTRLATKIEAILYLKGQPLATDAIADCAGCDRDAVEEALLELMDDYARRDSALEVVETPTGYSLQLRVTFQDLIRTLVPAELGTGALRTLAAIALKNPILQTELIDLRGSSAYQQVQELVELGLVRKRRQADGRSYWLEVTEKFHQYFEVDELSQILNAPKLASDAPTS, encoded by the coding sequence ATGAACGAAGTTGCGTTTTCAACTCGCCTCGCTACTAAGATTGAGGCGATTCTTTATCTCAAAGGTCAGCCGCTCGCTACAGACGCGATCGCAGATTGTGCCGGGTGCGATCGCGATGCAGTCGAAGAAGCATTGCTCGAACTGATGGACGACTACGCCCGCCGCGATAGCGCCCTAGAAGTCGTCGAAACCCCCACCGGATACAGCCTCCAGTTGCGCGTCACCTTCCAAGATTTAATCCGTACCCTCGTCCCCGCCGAACTGGGAACCGGCGCGCTGCGAACCCTAGCCGCGATCGCGCTCAAAAACCCCATCCTGCAAACCGAACTCATCGATCTGCGGGGAAGTAGCGCCTATCAACAAGTCCAAGAATTAGTCGAATTGGGACTCGTGCGCAAGCGCCGTCAAGCCGATGGACGCTCCTATTGGCTCGAAGTTACCGAAAAATTTCATCAATACTTTGAAGTAGACGAACTCTCTCAAATTCTCAACGCACCTAAACTCGCCTCCGACGCGCCAACTTCCTAA